A genomic segment from Corythoichthys intestinalis isolate RoL2023-P3 chromosome 2, ASM3026506v1, whole genome shotgun sequence encodes:
- the rer1 gene encoding protein RER1 isoform X2: MSEGDSVGESIHGKQSIVAAFFTRVGQIYQSWLDKSTPYSAVRWASTLLLTALYMIRVYILQGWYIVTYALGIYHLNLFIAFLSPKVDPSLLDEDEGPALPTKQNEEFRPFIRRLPEFKFWHSATKGIVIAMICTFFEAFNVPVFWPILVMYFIMLFCITMKRQIKHMIKYRYLPFTHGKRTYKEET, encoded by the exons ATGTCAGAAGGGGACAGTGTTGGGGAGTCAATCCATGGAAAACAATCTATAGTCGCCGCCTTTTTCACTCGTGTTGGACAG ATCTATCAGTCATGGCTAGACAAGTCAACACCATACTCTGCAGTCCGATGGGCCTCCACTCTTTTACTTACCGCTTTATACATGATCAGAGTGTACATATTACAG GGTTGGTATATAGTAACATATGCCTTGGGAATCTACCATCTGAACCTGTTCATTGCATTTCTATCTCCAAAAGTGGATCCTTCACTCCTTGACGAAG ATGAGGGCCCTGCCCTTCCGACCAAGCAGAATGAAGAGTTCCGTCCTTTCATCCGAAGGCTACCCGAGTTCAAATTCTG gcATTCAGCAACAAAAGGCATTGTCATTGCCATGATTTGCACATTTTTTGAAGCCTTCAATGTGCCTGTGTTCTGGCCCATACTTGTCATGTACTTCATTATGCTCTTCTGCATCACCATGAAAAGGCAGATCAAG CATATGATCAAGTATAGATACCTACCATTCACGCATGGGAAAAGGACATACAAAG AGGAAACATAA
- the rer1 gene encoding protein RER1 isoform X1: MSEGDSVGESIHGKQSIVAAFFTRVGQIYQSWLDKSTPYSAVRWASTLLLTALYMIRVYILQGWYIVTYALGIYHLNLFIAFLSPKVDPSLLDEDEGPALPTKQNEEFRPFIRRLPEFKFWHSATKGIVIAMICTFFEAFNVPVFWPILVMYFIMLFCITMKRQIKHMIKYRYLPFTHGKRTYKGKEDTGKPFAS, translated from the exons ATGTCAGAAGGGGACAGTGTTGGGGAGTCAATCCATGGAAAACAATCTATAGTCGCCGCCTTTTTCACTCGTGTTGGACAG ATCTATCAGTCATGGCTAGACAAGTCAACACCATACTCTGCAGTCCGATGGGCCTCCACTCTTTTACTTACCGCTTTATACATGATCAGAGTGTACATATTACAG GGTTGGTATATAGTAACATATGCCTTGGGAATCTACCATCTGAACCTGTTCATTGCATTTCTATCTCCAAAAGTGGATCCTTCACTCCTTGACGAAG ATGAGGGCCCTGCCCTTCCGACCAAGCAGAATGAAGAGTTCCGTCCTTTCATCCGAAGGCTACCCGAGTTCAAATTCTG gcATTCAGCAACAAAAGGCATTGTCATTGCCATGATTTGCACATTTTTTGAAGCCTTCAATGTGCCTGTGTTCTGGCCCATACTTGTCATGTACTTCATTATGCTCTTCTGCATCACCATGAAAAGGCAGATCAAG CATATGATCAAGTATAGATACCTACCATTCACGCATGGGAAAAGGACATACAAAGGCAAGGAAGACACAGGGAAACCTTTTGCAAGTTAA